The genomic stretch ACAGGCCGAACGTCTTCGCTTAGAAAATGTGGATGCAAAAGTATGTGATGCAAGAAAAGCGGGGAGCTTATTTGAAAGAGAGAGCTTTAATCGCATTCTTGTTGATGCACCATGTTCTGGCTTCGGTGTTATTAGAAGAAAACCGGACATCAAATATACTAAAACAGAAGAAGATGTAATGAAACTTCAGCAGATTCAGATTGAAATTTTATCAGCTGTTGCTCCACTTTTGAAAAAAGACGGTGTTTTAGTATACAGCACATGTACAATTGATCGTGAGGAAAATGGAGATGTTGTTCAAGCGTTTTTAGAAGCTCATGAAGATTTTGAGCTTCATCCACAGTTTAAAGATAGAATGCCTGCTAAAGTAGCTGGTAAAATAGAAAATGGGACACTGCAAATTTTGCCAAGTGATTTTGGTACAGATGGGTTTTATATAGCTTGTTTTCGCAAGAAAGTGTAAAATATGGGAAGTAGCATAAAGTGATTTTCTAAAAAAGGAGCTAGATTCCTTTTTTAGAAAATCATCAAGAGCTATGAAAATGAACTGAGGTGGAACTATGGGAGCCGTTTATTTAACAGACCAAGGTAAAGTTCGTCTTCATAACGAAGATTCTGGAGGCGTTTTTGAAAATAAGCATGGAGAGAAAATTGCGGTGATTGCCGACGGGATGGGAGGCCATCGTGCAGGCGACATTGCTAGTTCAATGACAGTTGAACAGCTCCATACTTTTTGGGAAGATAAAGCACCTTTTCATTCACCAGCAGAAGCTGAACAATGGTTCTTAGATACAATACATAAAGTTAACAAACAGCTTCTTCTATATGCCGAAAATCATGAAGAGTGTAAAGGAATGGGAACCACTTTTGTTGGAGCGCTTTGCACATCTTCTTTTTGTACAGTCGCTCATGTTGGAGACAGCCGATGCTATCTTTTAAACGAAAGCGGTTT from Priestia filamentosa encodes the following:
- a CDS encoding Stp1/IreP family PP2C-type Ser/Thr phosphatase; this translates as MGAVYLTDQGKVRLHNEDSGGVFENKHGEKIAVIADGMGGHRAGDIASSMTVEQLHTFWEDKAPFHSPAEAEQWFLDTIHKVNKQLLLYAENHEECKGMGTTFVGALCTSSFCTVAHVGDSRCYLLNESGFSQLTEDHSLVNELVRNGQISKEDAEHHPRKNILLRALGTEKNIEIDVKTVEVEKGDFLLLCSDGLSNKLSDEQLKEVLTSETSIEAKAKSLVDVANELGGEDNITLIIVEFEHESE